One window of Desulfobacca acetoxidans DSM 11109 genomic DNA carries:
- a CDS encoding DUF2232 domain-containing protein, whose translation MEALRVPIIIVVNGLLALLLLYYASIQLPIAGLMIGALMPLPTILVIHRSGWLAGSLLVGAGISIIYYAEHFFGFKAELLPFLQMAAVAFILSLLMNWQDRLEVVIGGAAILVAILEVGVFSLHAWQQNLTPIEYLQQAVQEFWTAIVQLLQKEHLLEKEMALSGLNAEVASAYIIQITPALLLINNMVVVLLNYVLSQRLGDSAAWRKQGGPLSCWGSPGWLVFIFIGAGFLLLAPIHLLNMIGVNLLLLSGMLYFFQGLAIIVFIFQRFQVPRFFRWSSYVLLVLIKPAIFLVVLIGLTDLWFDFRHLHRPPPEL comes from the coding sequence GTGGAGGCCTTGCGGGTCCCGATTATCATCGTCGTCAATGGTCTTTTGGCACTTCTCCTATTGTATTACGCCTCCATCCAGCTCCCCATCGCCGGCCTGATGATCGGCGCCCTGATGCCTTTGCCGACGATCCTGGTAATCCATCGCAGTGGCTGGCTAGCGGGAAGTTTATTGGTAGGCGCCGGGATTAGCATTATTTACTACGCCGAGCATTTTTTCGGCTTTAAGGCCGAGTTGCTGCCATTTCTGCAGATGGCGGCGGTTGCCTTTATCCTGAGTTTACTGATGAACTGGCAGGACCGTCTCGAAGTGGTTATAGGCGGTGCCGCTATCCTGGTAGCAATTTTGGAGGTTGGCGTTTTTTCCCTCCATGCCTGGCAGCAAAATTTAACGCCGATAGAGTATTTGCAGCAGGCGGTACAGGAATTTTGGACGGCGATTGTGCAACTCCTCCAAAAAGAGCATCTGCTTGAGAAGGAAATGGCGCTCTCCGGTCTGAACGCAGAAGTGGCGAGTGCCTATATTATTCAAATAACCCCGGCTTTGCTCCTGATAAATAATATGGTGGTGGTTTTGCTTAACTATGTTCTCAGCCAGCGCCTCGGGGATAGCGCCGCTTGGAGGAAACAGGGAGGACCGCTAAGCTGTTGGGGCTCCCCCGGTTGGTTGGTTTTCATTTTTATCGGCGCCGGTTTTCTGCTGTTGGCGCCGATCCATCTGCTCAATATGATCGGTGTAAACCTCCTGTTGCTGAGCGGAATGCTCTATTTTTTTCAGGGGTTGGCCATCATAGTCTTTATTTTTCAGCGTTTTCAGGTACCGCGGTTTTTTCGCTGGTCCAGTTATGTGCTGCTCGTGCTGATAAAGCCGGCAATTTTCCTGGTGGTGCTCATCGGGCTTACCGATCTCTGGTTTGATTTCCGCCATCTGCATCGGCCTCCACCCGAGTTGTAA
- the rpsR gene encoding 30S ribosomal protein S18, with protein sequence MAIVPKRKRRPIFHRRKVCRFCVDSKLVIDHKDVNTLRHFITERGKIIPRRISGNCARHQRKVTLAIKRARHLALMPYAASMIQG encoded by the coding sequence ATGGCCATCGTTCCGAAAAGAAAACGCCGCCCCATTTTTCACCGGCGGAAAGTATGCCGTTTCTGTGTGGACAGCAAACTCGTTATCGACCATAAGGACGTGAATACCTTGCGACATTTTATCACTGAGCGGGGCAAGATTATTCCCCGCCGCATATCGGGCAATTGCGCTCGCCATCAACGTAAGGTCACCCTTGCCATAAAGCGGGCCAGACATTTAGCCTTAATGCCGTATGCGGCCAGTATGATTCAAGGGTAG
- the rpsF gene encoding 30S ribosomal protein S6: MNRYETIFIINPDLGDDETHSVIDKFTGIVGAQNGVQLKLEDWGRRRLAYKIKKFHQGYYVLLDFAGVPAGLAEFERNLKIDDRILRFLSVKTGENVDVEALKAEIAAKVKPQAEAGPTPEVPEEAPAQESVAASPAVAEEIPVAVEPETSEE, encoded by the coding sequence ATGAATCGGTACGAAACGATTTTTATTATCAACCCTGATCTTGGCGATGACGAGACCCATAGTGTCATCGATAAGTTTACGGGGATAGTCGGCGCTCAAAACGGCGTCCAACTCAAGTTGGAAGATTGGGGCCGACGTCGCCTGGCTTACAAGATCAAAAAATTTCACCAGGGATACTACGTTTTGCTTGATTTTGCCGGGGTGCCGGCGGGGTTGGCGGAATTCGAGCGCAACCTCAAGATCGATGATCGCATCCTCCGTTTTCTTTCCGTGAAAACCGGGGAAAATGTTGACGTTGAGGCCTTGAAGGCGGAAATAGCCGCTAAGGTCAAACCGCAGGCGGAAGCCGGGCCCACTCCTGAAGTACCTGAAGAAGCGCCAGCTCAAGAATCTGTCGCTGCCTCCCCGGCGGTTGCCGAGGAGATTCCGGTTGCGGTCGAACCTGAGACATCGGAGGAATAA
- a CDS encoding glycine zipper domain-containing protein, whose amino-acid sequence MKRQLLIYTLVVLFVITGAGCATNGHYDPARSTGAGALGGAAVGSALGSIIGAATGSAGTGAWVGAATGAIVGGVGGFLYAKHKESQTRDAQMAAETYNYSPGRGDIVSIENVELKPSRVKAGDTINLSATYTLLSGSGQPNNVTLIREVQSGSQRVLNPDQVRLTKPNGTFVDQVSLAIPKEFPRGDYSVVTKVLTDRAMDERASSFTVE is encoded by the coding sequence ATGAAACGTCAGCTTTTGATTTATACATTGGTCGTGCTTTTTGTGATCACGGGTGCTGGCTGCGCTACGAATGGTCACTATGATCCGGCCCGTTCCACCGGGGCTGGCGCCCTGGGAGGCGCCGCAGTCGGTTCAGCCCTGGGATCAATTATTGGCGCAGCCACTGGGAGCGCTGGCACCGGCGCCTGGGTTGGGGCTGCCACAGGCGCTATTGTAGGCGGCGTGGGTGGATTCCTCTATGCCAAACACAAGGAATCTCAAACCCGGGACGCCCAGATGGCGGCCGAAACCTACAATTATAGCCCGGGACGGGGAGATATCGTCTCCATCGAAAACGTGGAGTTAAAGCCGTCCAGGGTAAAGGCCGGAGACACCATTAATCTGAGCGCTACGTATACCCTGCTCTCCGGTTCTGGCCAACCCAATAACGTTACCCTCATTCGTGAGGTGCAATCGGGCAGTCAACGCGTCCTCAATCCTGACCAGGTCCGCCTGACCAAACCGAACGGCACCTTCGTTGATCAGGTAAGTCTCGCAATTCCTAAGGAATTTCCCCGAGGAGACTATTCGGTGGTTACCAAGGTGTTGACCGATCGGGCCATGGATGAGCGGGCGAGTTCCTTCACCGTGGAATGA
- the nusB gene encoding transcription antitermination factor NusB, which translates to MVSRPGKSLARERALQCLYQIEITGREVEGAAALFWEHFHSEERNSAYFHRLVAGVRGHCEELDAYISRFSQHWRLERMASVDRNILRLAIFELLHCPEVPPKVVVNEAVELGKRFGAENSGAFINGILDSFLKARQPDRGLG; encoded by the coding sequence CTGGTGAGCCGCCCTGGAAAAAGTCTGGCTCGGGAACGAGCCCTGCAATGTCTGTATCAGATTGAGATTACCGGACGGGAGGTTGAGGGAGCGGCGGCGCTTTTTTGGGAGCATTTCCATTCGGAGGAACGGAACTCGGCTTATTTCCATCGGCTGGTAGCCGGGGTCAGAGGACATTGCGAAGAGCTGGATGCCTATATTTCCCGTTTTTCACAGCACTGGCGTTTGGAGCGGATGGCCAGCGTCGACCGCAATATCCTGCGTCTGGCGATCTTTGAACTGCTTCACTGTCCAGAGGTGCCGCCCAAAGTGGTAGTCAATGAAGCCGTGGAATTGGGCAAACGTTTCGGGGCGGAGAACTCCGGGGCGTTTATCAACGGTATCTTGGATAGTTTTCTGAAGGCCAGGCAGCCAGACCGAGGTCTGGGCTAG
- the ribH gene encoding 6,7-dimethyl-8-ribityllumazine synthase → MIKTVEGNLLAEGMKFALVVSRFNDIFVERLLGGAVDSLIRRGAQEEDLVVYKVPGAFEIPLVAKRLAQSKKFDAVICLGAVIRGSTPHFDYVAAEVSKGIASVSLDTGVPVLFGIITTDTLDQAIERSGSKAGNKGFAAAEAAVEMVHLLRQIGA, encoded by the coding sequence ATGATTAAGACCGTAGAAGGCAACCTGTTGGCCGAAGGGATGAAGTTCGCGCTGGTGGTCAGCCGTTTTAATGATATTTTTGTCGAGCGGCTTTTGGGAGGAGCGGTAGACAGCCTGATCCGCCGCGGGGCTCAGGAGGAAGATCTGGTGGTCTATAAGGTTCCAGGGGCCTTTGAGATACCTTTGGTAGCCAAACGGCTGGCACAGTCAAAAAAATTTGATGCAGTCATCTGCCTGGGCGCGGTCATTCGCGGTTCCACGCCCCATTTTGATTATGTGGCGGCAGAAGTCAGTAAAGGCATCGCTTCGGTCTCTCTGGATACTGGCGTACCAGTGCTCTTTGGGATCATAACTACCGATACCCTGGATCAGGCCATTGAGCGATCCGGGAGCAAGGCGGGCAATAAGGGTTTTGCCGCGGCTGAAGCTGCCGTGGAAATGGTTCACCTGCTGCGCCAGATCGGAGCTTAG
- a CDS encoding bifunctional 3,4-dihydroxy-2-butanone-4-phosphate synthase/GTP cyclohydrolase II, producing MPISPIEEVITDIQQGKMIILVDDEDRENEGDLTMAAEKVTPEAINFMARFGRGLICLALNQEIIERLRIPMMVSQNTSPFKTAFTVSIEAKRGVTTGISAADRATTILTAVRDNAKPEDIVSPGHVFPLRARKGGVLVRTGQTEGSVDLARLGGLKEAAVICEIMKDDGTMARMPDLEVFAAEHNLKIATIADLVAYRLRHESFVRRRATAKLPTYHGEFTVIAYENDVDAEQHVALVKGEIKPEMPVLVRVHSECLTGDVLGSLRCDCGDQLISAMQKVDAEGTGVILYMRQEGRGIGLVNKLRAYELQDQGADTVEANEALGFKADLRDYGIGAQILRDLGVRKMRLMTNNPKKIIGLEGYGLTMVERVPLEVPPNPKNLKYLRTKCMKMGHILDLV from the coding sequence ATGCCGATCTCACCGATCGAAGAAGTTATTACAGATATTCAACAGGGTAAAATGATCATACTAGTGGATGACGAGGACCGGGAAAATGAGGGTGACCTCACGATGGCAGCGGAAAAGGTTACCCCCGAAGCGATAAACTTCATGGCCCGTTTTGGCCGCGGCCTCATCTGTTTGGCTTTAAATCAGGAGATTATTGAGCGGCTGCGGATTCCCATGATGGTCAGTCAGAATACCTCCCCCTTTAAGACTGCTTTTACAGTCTCTATCGAAGCCAAGCGGGGCGTTACGACCGGCATCTCCGCGGCAGACCGGGCCACTACTATTCTGACGGCGGTGAGAGACAATGCCAAACCCGAGGACATTGTCAGTCCCGGCCATGTCTTCCCGTTGCGGGCGCGCAAGGGCGGCGTGTTGGTACGCACCGGTCAGACCGAGGGCTCAGTGGACCTGGCGCGGTTGGGAGGTCTGAAAGAAGCTGCGGTCATCTGCGAAATCATGAAAGACGATGGGACGATGGCCCGCATGCCTGATCTCGAAGTTTTTGCCGCCGAACACAACCTGAAAATTGCAACGATTGCCGATCTGGTAGCCTACCGGCTGCGCCATGAATCCTTCGTGCGGCGTCGGGCCACGGCCAAGCTCCCTACCTATCACGGGGAATTCACCGTGATTGCCTATGAAAACGATGTGGATGCGGAACAGCACGTGGCCCTGGTCAAAGGCGAGATCAAACCTGAGATGCCGGTCCTGGTGCGGGTCCATTCCGAGTGTCTGACCGGTGATGTCCTGGGCTCTCTGCGGTGCGATTGCGGCGACCAATTGATCTCGGCCATGCAAAAAGTTGACGCCGAGGGAACCGGGGTCATCCTGTATATGCGCCAAGAGGGGCGGGGCATCGGTCTGGTTAACAAGCTCAGGGCTTATGAACTCCAGGACCAGGGCGCCGACACCGTTGAGGCGAATGAGGCTTTAGGATTTAAGGCGGATCTGCGAGACTATGGCATCGGGGCGCAAATCCTGCGAGATCTGGGGGTGCGTAAAATGCGTCTCATGACCAACAACCCCAAGAAGATTATCGGTCTGGAGGGATATGGCCTTACGATGGTAGAGCGGGTGCCTTTGGAAGTTCCCCCCAATCCGAAAAATCTGAAATATCTGCGTACCAAGTGCATGAAAATGGGGCACATTCTCGACTTGGTATAA
- a CDS encoding riboflavin synthase produces MGSDTIEMFTGLVEGIGEITAIAREAEGLRLSLTAPFNLTEVKPGDSIAVSGPCLTVVELTARTFTVEVSPETVRRTSLAAKRVGDRVNIERALRVGDRLGGHIVSGHIDCVGQLVKKMVRPQHLQCVIRLTDNWSRYVIEKGSIALDGVSLTVNSCTGDEFSVNIIPFTARHTTLIEVRPGDRLNVETDIIGKYVEKLLSPQRQSSEGTVTHELLARHGFL; encoded by the coding sequence GTGGGGAGCGACACAATCGAGATGTTTACCGGACTGGTAGAAGGGATCGGCGAAATCACCGCGATTGCCAGAGAGGCTGAAGGCCTGCGTCTCAGTCTTACTGCGCCCTTCAATCTGACCGAAGTCAAGCCGGGCGACTCGATCGCGGTCAGTGGCCCGTGTTTGACGGTAGTTGAATTGACAGCTCGAACTTTTACGGTTGAGGTCTCCCCTGAAACCGTGCGTCGGACCAGTCTGGCGGCCAAGAGAGTTGGCGACCGGGTCAATATCGAGAGGGCGCTGCGGGTTGGCGACCGTCTGGGCGGGCATATCGTCAGCGGGCATATCGATTGCGTCGGCCAACTGGTGAAAAAAATGGTCCGCCCGCAACACCTGCAGTGCGTCATCCGCCTGACGGATAATTGGAGCCGTTACGTTATTGAGAAGGGCTCTATTGCCCTGGACGGCGTCAGCCTAACGGTAAATTCCTGTACCGGAGATGAATTCAGCGTCAACATCATTCCTTTCACTGCTCGCCACACCACCCTGATCGAGGTGCGTCCAGGAGACCGGCTGAATGTCGAAACTGATATCATCGGCAAGTACGTCGAAAAACTGCTGTCACCACAGCGCCAGAGCTCGGAAGGCACTGTTACTCACGAACTATTGGCCCGCCACGGTTTTCTCTGA
- a CDS encoding SDH family Clp fold serine proteinase — MTSLTEIFWLFLIIIALQPMLRQKILNSARQRLIARLEKTRGSRVILLVHRQETMSFLGVPIFRYIDVNDSEQVLRAIHLTDPEVPLDIIMHTPGGLVLASMQIARAIHRHPGKTTVFVPHYAMSGGTLIALAADEIVMCEDAVLGPVDPQLGQFPAASLLRAVARKPLHAIDDNTLILADQAEKAIWQIREDVRKFLSDTMAPEKADELARLMSEGTWTHDHPISFEEAGHLGLPVMSDMPKEVLELMELFPQPVRQQPAVEYLPAPRKFDHPR, encoded by the coding sequence ATGACGAGCTTGACCGAAATTTTCTGGCTGTTCCTGATTATTATAGCCTTGCAACCGATGCTCCGGCAGAAAATTCTCAACTCTGCCCGTCAGCGCCTGATTGCCCGTCTGGAAAAAACGCGAGGTTCGCGGGTTATCCTCCTGGTCCATCGGCAGGAGACCATGAGTTTTTTGGGCGTGCCCATCTTTCGCTATATCGACGTCAACGATTCCGAACAGGTACTGCGGGCCATACATCTCACCGACCCTGAAGTGCCTCTCGACATCATCATGCATACTCCAGGCGGATTGGTCCTGGCCTCTATGCAGATTGCCCGGGCCATCCACCGCCATCCCGGCAAAACCACCGTCTTTGTGCCGCATTACGCCATGTCCGGCGGGACGCTCATCGCCCTGGCGGCTGACGAGATCGTTATGTGCGAGGATGCGGTTCTGGGGCCGGTCGATCCTCAATTAGGCCAATTCCCGGCCGCCTCGCTGTTGCGCGCCGTAGCCCGCAAACCCCTGCACGCTATCGATGATAATACCTTGATCCTGGCAGATCAGGCCGAAAAGGCCATCTGGCAGATCCGGGAAGATGTCCGCAAGTTCCTCTCCGATACCATGGCTCCGGAAAAAGCCGATGAATTGGCGCGGTTGATGTCCGAAGGCACCTGGACCCATGACCACCCCATCTCCTTTGAGGAGGCCGGGCATTTAGGGTTGCCGGTAATGAGCGACATGCCCAAAGAAGTCCTGGAACTCATGGAACTCTTTCCCCAACCCGTCCGGCAGCAGCCAGCCGTCGAATATCTGCCGGCGCCCCGTAAATTTGATCATCCCCGCTAA
- the mazG gene encoding nucleoside triphosphate pyrophosphohydrolase, which yields MSVPLPHGLEKQVTPAAALSALVEVIRRLRGPGGCPWDAKQTPDTLKTYMLEEAYELVEALDSREPDKIQEELGDVLLHIVMLSEMYREHGDFSLTEVIEGIRGKMIHRHPHVFGQEKAETLEDLRSIWQRAKAAEGKAEAKSLLAEVSPGQPALRQAQRLGEAAARVGFDWPDIHGVLDKFEEELAEFREALQAADSDHQEEELGDLLFCLVNVARFLHIDSEGALRRTIHKFIKRFHLVERALLKQGKTPETASLEEMDTVWEEVKNRLRGR from the coding sequence ATGTCTGTACCACTTCCCCATGGGCTAGAAAAACAGGTAACTCCGGCGGCGGCGCTCAGCGCTTTGGTAGAGGTCATCCGCCGCTTGCGGGGACCGGGGGGCTGTCCCTGGGATGCCAAACAGACTCCGGATACCTTAAAAACCTATATGCTGGAAGAGGCCTATGAGCTGGTAGAGGCCCTGGATTCCCGCGAGCCGGATAAAATTCAGGAAGAACTGGGAGACGTCCTGCTGCACATTGTCATGCTGAGTGAAATGTATCGGGAGCACGGTGATTTTTCCCTTACCGAAGTTATTGAGGGGATTCGGGGCAAGATGATCCATCGTCATCCTCACGTCTTTGGTCAGGAAAAGGCCGAGACCCTGGAGGACTTGCGCTCCATCTGGCAGCGGGCCAAGGCGGCCGAGGGGAAAGCCGAGGCAAAATCCCTGCTGGCCGAAGTATCTCCGGGACAACCGGCCCTCAGGCAGGCCCAGCGTTTGGGCGAAGCGGCAGCCCGGGTAGGATTCGACTGGCCCGATATCCACGGGGTGCTCGACAAATTTGAAGAGGAGCTGGCTGAATTTCGCGAGGCGCTCCAGGCAGCCGATTCGGACCATCAGGAAGAAGAGCTGGGAGATCTACTATTCTGTCTGGTCAACGTAGCCCGGTTCTTGCACATTGATTCCGAGGGAGCGTTACGCCGCACCATTCACAAATTTATTAAGCGGTTTCACCTTGTGGAAAGGGCCCTGCTGAAACAGGGGAAGACACCCGAAACCGCCAGCCTGGAGGAGATGGATACCGTCTGGGAAGAGGTAAAGAACCGATTACGAGGGCGGTGA
- a CDS encoding CvpA family protein yields MNLLDLGIVVILLLVGLRGYYRGLLQEMAVIIGLVTGLIVAANYYLRLARLISQWVHTPLYSRIISFLIIFILVYWLVRIMGHLLHRFLAYLYLGPVDRLLGGVFGLLKGAVILGFLLTVIALMVPKDSKLLQDSVSAPYLKGMYNQTLKLLPEEFKQKVKERALQFERDWGGRKKSGAPAEET; encoded by the coding sequence ATGAACCTGTTAGATTTAGGTATTGTTGTAATCTTGCTACTCGTAGGACTCCGGGGATATTACCGGGGGCTGCTGCAGGAGATGGCCGTTATCATCGGTTTGGTGACGGGGTTGATTGTTGCTGCCAATTACTACCTGAGACTGGCCCGGCTGATCTCCCAGTGGGTACATACGCCACTCTACAGCCGGATAATCAGTTTTTTGATCATTTTTATCTTGGTGTATTGGCTGGTCAGGATTATGGGTCATCTGCTGCATCGGTTTCTGGCCTACCTCTATCTGGGACCGGTTGACCGTTTGTTGGGAGGGGTTTTCGGGCTTCTAAAAGGGGCCGTGATCCTGGGGTTTCTCTTGACGGTAATTGCTTTGATGGTCCCCAAGGACTCAAAATTATTGCAGGACTCGGTATCAGCGCCTTATTTAAAAGGTATGTACAACCAGACTCTGAAACTGTTGCCGGAAGAGTTTAAGCAGAAGGTAAAAGAGCGGGCCTTACAGTTTGAGCGGGATTGGGGTGGCAGAAAGAAATCCGGGGCCCCGGCAGAGGAGACGTAA
- a CDS encoding tetratricopeptide repeat protein, with the protein MRRFIKIFSVLAFIGFIGVALVAPAAAQPRQMGDDIFTPLFQGYEFMSKGKYDAAQVEFEKVIKADFYNPYANNNMAVLMEKQGKMQDAMTYLTNAEKYADQYLYKVDQVCLIGGLCSAVKPEKTTTPKSTISGVIADNKKKLAAKMGPKPADIPKDVPKMK; encoded by the coding sequence ATGCGGCGCTTCATAAAAATCTTTTCAGTTTTAGCATTCATCGGTTTTATCGGGGTCGCTCTGGTCGCTCCGGCGGCGGCGCAGCCCCGGCAGATGGGGGATGATATCTTTACTCCGCTGTTTCAGGGGTATGAATTTATGTCCAAGGGCAAGTATGACGCTGCCCAGGTGGAATTCGAAAAAGTCATCAAGGCTGATTTTTACAACCCATATGCCAACAATAATATGGCCGTCCTGATGGAAAAACAGGGGAAGATGCAGGATGCCATGACCTATCTGACCAATGCCGAGAAATACGCCGATCAGTATTTATACAAAGTGGATCAGGTATGTCTCATCGGCGGCCTCTGTTCAGCAGTGAAACCTGAGAAGACCACTACCCCAAAAAGCACGATTTCAGGTGTGATTGCCGACAACAAAAAGAAACTGGCCGCCAAAATGGGCCCCAAACCCGCGGATATTCCCAAAGACGTGCCCAAAATGAAGTAA
- a CDS encoding thymidylate synthase, with amino-acid sequence MNFIPLYFQDKLTIVNPAGTIGVLTLWSKVDYVRERFRQAGVDLDAATSPIAVFGTLYGNGLRELLRNLLYNPQIQTLVVCGRNRSGSLEELQKFFAEGLEYGASPLVSYEPLTSGEQVSTCRIVGTNRLIDSLVRSEHFLATPRVCWLGEPKDDGTLARIREFFNGWRPEKQAPVTEKDRQEIALPRVSISHFPSCPQAHTIVRDTFLEAWQELLFIISRFAHPVRLAKGERLELQNVKVVIQRPVFDPEEALREFHFDPEKLRTYQRDFLRGEKGADETYSYGNRLRAYFGADNLKACLERLRADPEDRKAYLTLWDNNRDLINPKGQPCFVSSFFRRFDEKLTLTATFRTHNALDAWLPNVYGLMALQQWVALRLGMPIGPITVVSHSISIDRKELDRALAVVGRRPFGIREDPCGYFRISLDEGEILVEHRYGDVTLKEYRDRKAVRLQHQLARDLALSDLNHAIYLGRQLTRAEECLRTGREFEQE; translated from the coding sequence GTGAACTTCATCCCCCTCTACTTCCAGGACAAACTTACCATCGTCAATCCCGCCGGGACCATCGGCGTCCTTACCCTGTGGTCGAAGGTGGATTATGTCAGGGAGCGTTTTCGGCAGGCCGGGGTTGACCTCGATGCGGCCACTTCGCCCATTGCGGTCTTCGGCACCCTGTATGGCAATGGCCTGCGGGAGCTGCTGCGGAATCTGTTATATAATCCCCAGATTCAGACCCTGGTGGTCTGCGGCCGGAACCGGTCAGGTTCGCTGGAAGAATTGCAGAAGTTTTTTGCCGAGGGGTTGGAATATGGGGCCTCACCGCTGGTCTCCTATGAGCCCCTGACCTCCGGGGAACAAGTTTCGACGTGCCGGATAGTCGGCACGAACCGCCTGATAGACAGCCTCGTGCGAAGTGAACATTTCCTGGCAACGCCGCGCGTGTGTTGGCTGGGGGAGCCCAAGGACGACGGGACGCTCGCCCGGATACGGGAGTTTTTTAATGGCTGGCGGCCAGAGAAGCAGGCGCCGGTTACAGAAAAGGACCGGCAGGAAATTGCTTTGCCCCGGGTGAGCATTTCGCATTTTCCCAGTTGCCCCCAGGCCCATACCATCGTGCGGGACACTTTTCTGGAGGCCTGGCAGGAGCTGCTTTTTATCATCAGCCGTTTTGCCCACCCCGTCCGTCTGGCCAAAGGGGAGCGGTTGGAGCTGCAGAATGTCAAGGTGGTGATTCAGCGGCCGGTCTTTGACCCGGAGGAGGCCCTAAGGGAATTTCACTTTGATCCGGAGAAGCTGCGGACGTATCAGCGGGATTTTCTGCGGGGGGAGAAAGGGGCCGACGAAACCTACAGCTACGGCAATCGGTTGCGGGCCTATTTCGGGGCTGATAATCTTAAAGCCTGTTTGGAGCGCCTCCGAGCAGACCCAGAGGACCGCAAGGCCTACCTCACCTTGTGGGACAACAACCGTGACCTGATAAATCCTAAGGGCCAGCCTTGCTTTGTATCTTCATTTTTTCGCCGCTTTGACGAAAAGCTTACCCTCACGGCCACCTTCCGGACCCACAACGCCCTGGATGCCTGGCTGCCCAACGTCTACGGTCTCATGGCATTGCAGCAATGGGTGGCCCTAAGATTAGGTATGCCCATTGGCCCGATTACCGTGGTGAGCCATTCCATCAGCATCGATCGCAAAGAGTTGGACCGGGCCCTGGCCGTGGTCGGCCGCCGACCTTTTGGCATCCGGGAAGACCCTTGCGGTTATTTCAGGATCAGTCTGGATGAGGGCGAGATCCTGGTGGAGCATCGCTACGGCGATGTCACCTTGAAAGAATACCGTGACAGAAAGGCGGTCCGATTGCAGCATCAATTGGCTCGGGACCTGGCCCTCTCGGATCTGAATCATGCCATCTACTTGGGCCGGCAGTTGACGCGGGCGGAGGAGTGTTTGCGGACCGGCCGGGAATTTGAACAGGAATGA
- a CDS encoding HEPN domain-containing protein, with protein sequence MTENLHENWLQFAFDDLRSAEILLAAGIFTMTCFHAQQCAEKALKAVLAARRQPIPRSHNLIRLRQKAEEALGFGIDMDAEALRFLNDIYLDSRYPQEIGLLPEGMPGLAEAQKALTEAGKIYSELKALIDRKIDS encoded by the coding sequence ATGACCGAAAACCTTCATGAAAATTGGCTGCAATTTGCCTTTGATGACTTGCGGAGCGCTGAAATTCTGCTGGCGGCTGGAATATTCACGATGACTTGCTTTCACGCCCAGCAATGTGCCGAAAAAGCCTTAAAAGCTGTCCTGGCGGCACGCCGTCAGCCAATCCCCCGGAGCCACAATCTAATCCGGCTGCGACAAAAGGCAGAAGAGGCCTTAGGATTCGGTATCGATATGGATGCCGAAGCGCTCAGGTTTTTAAACGATATCTATCTTGACAGCCGCTACCCGCAAGAAATAGGATTATTACCCGAAGGTATGCCCGGTTTGGCCGAAGCCCAAAAGGCCTTGACTGAGGCTGGAAAAATCTATTCGGAACTCAAAGCTTTGATTGATCGTAAAATAGACTCGTGA
- a CDS encoding nucleotidyltransferase domain-containing protein produces MIFHGELNKLINEIIQKLTGQIDLEKIVLFGSQVTGRTDEYSDIDILIIAPSRERPLDRRLKVRRLLHDLDKNIGLDILFYTPEEVERFKDHPSSFLHHILATGVTVYDRKPS; encoded by the coding sequence ATGATCTTTCATGGAGAGTTGAATAAACTCATCAACGAAATCATCCAGAAGCTGACCGGGCAGATCGATCTGGAAAAAATTGTCCTGTTCGGGTCGCAGGTGACCGGCAGAACGGATGAGTATAGTGATATTGATATCCTGATCATTGCCCCTTCCCGGGAGCGGCCTTTGGACCGGCGTTTAAAAGTCAGGCGGTTGTTGCACGACCTGGATAAAAATATTGGTCTGGATATCCTCTTCTACACTCCAGAGGAGGTGGAACGATTCAAGGATCATCCCTCATCTTTTCTCCATCATATTTTGGCCACCGGCGTCACTGTCTATGACCGAAAACCTTCATGA